In one window of Syngnathus typhle isolate RoL2023-S1 ecotype Sweden linkage group LG7, RoL_Styp_1.0, whole genome shotgun sequence DNA:
- the kcnc1b gene encoding potassium voltage-gated channel subfamily C member 1b isoform X1: MGLSDDKDRIVINVGGIRHQTYRSTLRTLPGTRLSWLAEPDAPNHFDYDAKIEEFFFDRHPGVFAHILNYYRTGKLHCPADVCGPLYEEELAFWGIDETDVEPCCWMTYRQHREAEEALDSFGGGGLLDLGNDDAEPEQEHGEDDVDEMTRRLAHGDSSDARSGTLWSRWQKRVWALFEDPYSSKYARWVALASLFFILVSITTFCLETHEAFNPIINRTEVELVDNVTVEHTYQEPETAAYLTYIEGVCVVWFTFEFLMRITFCPNKFDFIRNALNIIDFVAILPFYLEVGLSGLSSKAAKDVLGFLRVVRFVRILRIFKLTRHFVGLRVLGHTLRASTNEFLLLIIFLALGVLIFATMIYYAERIGANPNDPRASEHTQFKNIPIGFWWAVVTMTTLGYGDMYPQTTSGMLVGALCALAGVLTIAMPVPVIVNNFGMYYSLAMAKQKLPKKKNRHIPRAPQPGSPNFCKSSISSQHQSPIAHDDVFEIKFQDSKLNGEAANAALANEDCPHIDQAISPEEIFSPSERERPCFLVTTAERPNHTGGRVRRGYEKPWSLNSMSGMSGDASGVSSVSALPCSPPCLMQHSHSPIPSIM, translated from the exons ATGGGCCTGAGCGACGACAAGGATCGCATCGTGATCAACGTGGGAGGGATCCGGCACCAGACATACCGCAGCACCCTTCGCACCCTACCCGGCACCCGACTGTCGTGGCTGGCCGAGCCTGACGCTCCTAACCACTTTGACTATGACGCCAAGATCGAGGAGTTCTTTTTCGACCGCCACCCGGGCGTCTTCGCGCACATCCTTAACTATTACAGGACAGGTAAGCTGCACTGCCCGGCCGATGTGTGCGGGCCGCTCTACGAGGAGGAGTTGGCGTTCTGGGGAATCGACGAGACGGACGTGGAGCCGTGCTGCTGGATGACCTATCGACAACaccgggaggcggaggaggcccTTGATAGTTTCGGCGGCGGGGGGTTGTTGGACTTGGGCAACGACGATGCAGAGCCCGAGCAGGAGCACGGGGAGGACGATGTGGATGAGATGACGCGGAGGCTGGCGCACGGAGACTCTTCCGACGCCCGGAGCGGCACTTTGTGGAGCCGCTGGCAGAAGCGCGTTTGGGCTTTGTTTGAGGACCCCTACTCCTCCAAATATGCACGG TGGGTGGCTCTGGCCTCGCTGTTCTTTATCCTGGTTTCCATCACTACCTTCTGTCTGGAGACCCACGAAGCCTTCAATCCCATCATCAACCGCACAGAGGTGGAGCTGGTGGATAACGTCACGGTGGAGCACACCTACCAAGAACCTGAGACGGCGGCCTACCTCACCTACATTGAAGGCGTTTGCGTAGTGTGGTTCACTTTTGAATTCCTCATGCGAATAACTTTCTGTCCGAACAAATTTGATTTCATCCGGAATGCCCTGAACATTATCGACTTTGTGGCCATCCTTCCTTTCTACCTGGAGGTAGGCCTTAGCGGGCTATCTTCAAAGGCAGCTAAGGATGTGCTGGGTTTCCTCCGAGTGGTCCGCTTTGTTAGGATCCTGCGTATCTTCAAGCTGACTCGCCACTTTGTGGGTCTGAGGGTGCTGGGCCACACGTTGAGGGCTAGCACCAACGAGTTCCTTctcctcatcatcttcctcgCCCTGGGTGTCCTCATCTTTGCTACAATGATCTACTACGCCGAACGCATCGGCGCCAACCCAAACGACCCTCGAGCCAGCGAGCACACGCAGTTCAAGAACATCCCGATCGGATTCTGGTGGGCCGTGGTGACCATGACGACCCTTGGCTACGGCGACATGTACCCTCAGACCACCTCTGGTATGCTGGTGGGAGCCTTGTGCGCCCTGGCAGGCGTACTAACCATCGCCATGCCCGTCCCTGTGATTGTCAACAATTTTGGAATGTATTACTCCCTGGCCATGGCGAAACAGAAActaccaaagaaaaaaaacaggcataTCCCACGGGCACCCCAACCTGGTTCTCCAAATTTCTGTAAATCAAGCATCAGCTCACAACACCAGAGCCCCATTGCCCATGACGACGTTTTCGAGATAAAGTTTCAAG ATTCCAAGCTGAACGGTGAGGCCGCCAACGCCGCTCTGGCCAATGAGGACTGCCCTCACATCGACCAGGCCATATCTCCCGAAGAAATCTTCAGCCCCAGCGAAAGAGAGCGGCCCTGCTTCCTGGTCACCACGGCCGAGCGGCCCAACCACACGGGGGGCAGAGTGAGGAGGG GTTATGAAAAGCCTTGGAGCCTTAACAGCATGTCTGGCATGAGCGGGGATGCCTCTGGAGTGTCCTCAGTGTCCGCCCTGCCCTGCAGCCCACCCTGTCTAATGCAGCACTCACATTCTCCCATCCCATCCATTATGTAG
- the LOC133156986 gene encoding CD81 antigen-like isoform X2 — translation MVRRRTLEKLAGGVILGVALWLRHDSQTGSLLMLQFEGQQAPGTFYISVYILIAVGAVMMLVGFLGCYGAIQESQCLLGTFFFFLVILFACEVAAAIWGFMNKDTISKELINFYDSAYIKAVDVSGSPSKDAAIKVLDVFHTTLDCCGKGEDTALFKQVVSTLCPRKSPEDFLKSQSCHDKLIELFSEKLYLIGLAALVVAVIMIFEMIFTMVLCCGIHNAPAY, via the exons ATGGTTCGGAGGAGAACACTAGAAAAG CTGGCTGGAGGAGTGATCTTAGGAGTTGCCCTGTGGCTCCGTCATGACAGTCAAACAGGCAGCCTCCTCATGCTTCAGTTTGAAGGCCAACAGGCACCGGGCACCTTCTATATCA gTGTCTACATTCTGATAGCTGTTGGCGCTGTGATGATGCTGGTGGGCTTCCTCGGCTGTTATGGTGCCATTCAAGAATCTCAATGCCTTTTGGGAACG ttctttttctttttggtcaTCCTCTTTGCTTGTGAAGTGGCTGCAGCCATCTGGGGTTTCATGAACAAGGATACA ATCTCCAAAGAATTGATCAATTTCTACGACTCGGCGTACATCAAGGCTGTGGACGTCTCAGGCTCTCCCAGTAAAGACGCTGCCATTAAAGTGCTGGATGTTTTTCACACCACG CTCGACTGTTGTGGTAAAGGAGAAGACACAGCGCTCTTCAAACAAGTTGTCAGCACTTTATGTCCCAGAAAGTCACCAGAAGATTTTCTCAAGTCTCAG AGCTGTCACGACAAGCTGATCGAGCTCTTTTCCGAGAAGCTTTATCTGATCGGTCTGGCCGCTCTGGTGGTAGCCGTTATTATG ATCTTTGAGATGATCTTCACCATGGTGCTTTGCTGCGGGATCCATAACGCTCCAGCGTACTGA
- the kcnc1b gene encoding potassium voltage-gated channel subfamily C member 1b isoform X2, which translates to MGLSDDKDRIVINVGGIRHQTYRSTLRTLPGTRLSWLAEPDAPNHFDYDAKIEEFFFDRHPGVFAHILNYYRTGKLHCPADVCGPLYEEELAFWGIDETDVEPCCWMTYRQHREAEEALDSFGGGGLLDLGNDDAEPEQEHGEDDVDEMTRRLAHGDSSDARSGTLWSRWQKRVWALFEDPYSSKYARWVALASLFFILVSITTFCLETHEAFNPIINRTEVELVDNVTVEHTYQEPETAAYLTYIEGVCVVWFTFEFLMRITFCPNKFDFIRNALNIIDFVAILPFYLEVGLSGLSSKAAKDVLGFLRVVRFVRILRIFKLTRHFVGLRVLGHTLRASTNEFLLLIIFLALGVLIFATMIYYAERIGANPNDPRASEHTQFKNIPIGFWWAVVTMTTLGYGDMYPQTTSGMLVGALCALAGVLTIAMPVPVIVNNFGMYYSLAMAKQKLPKKKNRHIPRAPQPGSPNFCKSSISSQHQSPIAHDDVFEIKFQDSKLNGEAANAALANEDCPHIDQAISPEEIFSPSERERPCFLVTTAERPNHTGGRVRREIQRHHRSRQPTESVCVMNHGVPTTMCMTHNGPSPT; encoded by the exons ATGGGCCTGAGCGACGACAAGGATCGCATCGTGATCAACGTGGGAGGGATCCGGCACCAGACATACCGCAGCACCCTTCGCACCCTACCCGGCACCCGACTGTCGTGGCTGGCCGAGCCTGACGCTCCTAACCACTTTGACTATGACGCCAAGATCGAGGAGTTCTTTTTCGACCGCCACCCGGGCGTCTTCGCGCACATCCTTAACTATTACAGGACAGGTAAGCTGCACTGCCCGGCCGATGTGTGCGGGCCGCTCTACGAGGAGGAGTTGGCGTTCTGGGGAATCGACGAGACGGACGTGGAGCCGTGCTGCTGGATGACCTATCGACAACaccgggaggcggaggaggcccTTGATAGTTTCGGCGGCGGGGGGTTGTTGGACTTGGGCAACGACGATGCAGAGCCCGAGCAGGAGCACGGGGAGGACGATGTGGATGAGATGACGCGGAGGCTGGCGCACGGAGACTCTTCCGACGCCCGGAGCGGCACTTTGTGGAGCCGCTGGCAGAAGCGCGTTTGGGCTTTGTTTGAGGACCCCTACTCCTCCAAATATGCACGG TGGGTGGCTCTGGCCTCGCTGTTCTTTATCCTGGTTTCCATCACTACCTTCTGTCTGGAGACCCACGAAGCCTTCAATCCCATCATCAACCGCACAGAGGTGGAGCTGGTGGATAACGTCACGGTGGAGCACACCTACCAAGAACCTGAGACGGCGGCCTACCTCACCTACATTGAAGGCGTTTGCGTAGTGTGGTTCACTTTTGAATTCCTCATGCGAATAACTTTCTGTCCGAACAAATTTGATTTCATCCGGAATGCCCTGAACATTATCGACTTTGTGGCCATCCTTCCTTTCTACCTGGAGGTAGGCCTTAGCGGGCTATCTTCAAAGGCAGCTAAGGATGTGCTGGGTTTCCTCCGAGTGGTCCGCTTTGTTAGGATCCTGCGTATCTTCAAGCTGACTCGCCACTTTGTGGGTCTGAGGGTGCTGGGCCACACGTTGAGGGCTAGCACCAACGAGTTCCTTctcctcatcatcttcctcgCCCTGGGTGTCCTCATCTTTGCTACAATGATCTACTACGCCGAACGCATCGGCGCCAACCCAAACGACCCTCGAGCCAGCGAGCACACGCAGTTCAAGAACATCCCGATCGGATTCTGGTGGGCCGTGGTGACCATGACGACCCTTGGCTACGGCGACATGTACCCTCAGACCACCTCTGGTATGCTGGTGGGAGCCTTGTGCGCCCTGGCAGGCGTACTAACCATCGCCATGCCCGTCCCTGTGATTGTCAACAATTTTGGAATGTATTACTCCCTGGCCATGGCGAAACAGAAActaccaaagaaaaaaaacaggcataTCCCACGGGCACCCCAACCTGGTTCTCCAAATTTCTGTAAATCAAGCATCAGCTCACAACACCAGAGCCCCATTGCCCATGACGACGTTTTCGAGATAAAGTTTCAAG ATTCCAAGCTGAACGGTGAGGCCGCCAACGCCGCTCTGGCCAATGAGGACTGCCCTCACATCGACCAGGCCATATCTCCCGAAGAAATCTTCAGCCCCAGCGAAAGAGAGCGGCCCTGCTTCCTGGTCACCACGGCCGAGCGGCCCAACCACACGGGGGGCAGAGTGAGGAGGG
- the LOC133156986 gene encoding CD81 antigen-like isoform X1 codes for MAVTGCTQCIKYMLFFFNFIFWLAGGVILGVALWLRHDSQTGSLLMLQFEGQQAPGTFYISVYILIAVGAVMMLVGFLGCYGAIQESQCLLGTFFFFLVILFACEVAAAIWGFMNKDTISKELINFYDSAYIKAVDVSGSPSKDAAIKVLDVFHTTLDCCGKGEDTALFKQVVSTLCPRKSPEDFLKSQSCHDKLIELFSEKLYLIGLAALVVAVIMIFEMIFTMVLCCGIHNAPAY; via the exons ATGGCAGTGACAGGATGCACACAATGCATTAAATATATgttattcttttttaattttattttctgg CTGGCTGGAGGAGTGATCTTAGGAGTTGCCCTGTGGCTCCGTCATGACAGTCAAACAGGCAGCCTCCTCATGCTTCAGTTTGAAGGCCAACAGGCACCGGGCACCTTCTATATCA gTGTCTACATTCTGATAGCTGTTGGCGCTGTGATGATGCTGGTGGGCTTCCTCGGCTGTTATGGTGCCATTCAAGAATCTCAATGCCTTTTGGGAACG ttctttttctttttggtcaTCCTCTTTGCTTGTGAAGTGGCTGCAGCCATCTGGGGTTTCATGAACAAGGATACA ATCTCCAAAGAATTGATCAATTTCTACGACTCGGCGTACATCAAGGCTGTGGACGTCTCAGGCTCTCCCAGTAAAGACGCTGCCATTAAAGTGCTGGATGTTTTTCACACCACG CTCGACTGTTGTGGTAAAGGAGAAGACACAGCGCTCTTCAAACAAGTTGTCAGCACTTTATGTCCCAGAAAGTCACCAGAAGATTTTCTCAAGTCTCAG AGCTGTCACGACAAGCTGATCGAGCTCTTTTCCGAGAAGCTTTATCTGATCGGTCTGGCCGCTCTGGTGGTAGCCGTTATTATG ATCTTTGAGATGATCTTCACCATGGTGCTTTGCTGCGGGATCCATAACGCTCCAGCGTACTGA